From the genome of Candidatus Methylacidiphilales bacterium:
ATCAACGGCTTCAAACCCGGCAGCACGTCTTATGAAATTGAGACGCCTTTCGGCGTTGCGGCTGCCCGCGGCACCATTTTCAATGTGACCTACGATGGCATAAAGTTCAAAATCGAAGTGGTCGATGGCCATGTCCGCGTCACCAACGAGACTACGGGCAAAACCTATGATATTACCGTCAATACCGGCGAAATGGCCGTCATTACCAAGGACATTGCGGACGGTAAGGATCCTGCCACAGTAACAGCCAACTTGGAGCGCGTTCTGGATTCCTTCCAAACCCTTTTTGCTCCGCGCTTGAACGATCTGCCCATTACGCCCACCACCCCCTAACCTGCATATTCCATACTCATTTTGATCATCGGATCGTTGGCGCCGTGCCACAACAGTGGGAAGACTTACGCAGTACCTATGCAGGTTATTACAAAACCGCCTCAAAATTAAGGCGGTCCCAATTCAAAAAAATCCCATCCAGGCGGTTTTGTTTTTAACCCGGATGTGAATTCGCTACTGATTCTGCCCGGACTTTTGGCTGGACACTATGCGGGGGTTTTCAGAAGCGTATGAACCATCCGGGTTAACAGCAATACAGGTAAATAGCCGTGAAATGGCAGCCCGTGCCCGCCATCACGAAAAGGTGCCAGATAAAATGGCTGTAGCGGAGGCGCTCTGCCGCGTAAAATACCACCCCGCCCGTGTAAGCGAGCCCACCGGCCACCAGCAAAATCAGGCCCGGCGCCGGCAAATGCAGCCAAAGAGGCCGGATGGCAATCACGATCAACCATCCCATGGCCAGATAGAGCGAGTTTGACAGGATTCCATGTCGGAGCCCGCCCGCCAATTTGGCTATCATGCCAAAAATCGCCAATCCCCAGACAATTCCGAACAGTGTCCAGCCCCACGCGCCGCGCAATACGCCAAATGTAAACGGAGTGTAGGAACCTGCAATCAAGAGAAAAATCGCCGCATGGTCGAGCAGTTGAAAGGCGCTTTTCCACACGCTCTTCGGCAGGGCATGATAAAACATCGAGACGAAATACAACAGCAGCACGGAGATGGAAAAAATTGAGGCCCCGGCCACCGATAATACGCTGCCATGCCGCGCAGAGGCCAAAATGAGAAACGGAGCGGCAGCGGCGGCCGCAAAAAATCCAATGCCATGGCTGACACTGTTGGCGATCTCCTCTCCAATCGTCTGCCCGGGCCGGGGTGTCGCAGCCGTCCGTCCCATGCTCGTGGGATGATTCATAAAACGCGGCTCAGAACCT
Proteins encoded in this window:
- a CDS encoding hemolysin III family protein — its product is MNHPTSMGRTAATPRPGQTIGEEIANSVSHGIGFFAAAAAAPFLILASARHGSVLSVAGASIFSISVLLLYFVSMFYHALPKSVWKSAFQLLDHAAIFLLIAGSYTPFTFGVLRGAWGWTLFGIVWGLAIFGMIAKLAGGLRHGILSNSLYLAMGWLIVIAIRPLWLHLPAPGLILLVAGGLAYTGGVVFYAAERLRYSHFIWHLFVMAGTGCHFTAIYLYCC